A DNA window from Zingiber officinale cultivar Zhangliang chromosome 3A, Zo_v1.1, whole genome shotgun sequence contains the following coding sequences:
- the LOC122052867 gene encoding probable E3 ubiquitin-protein ligase ATL44 gives MPPATRFLQSNSSFLPAAAPPEPLSVDSDVVVILAALLCALICVVGLALVARCACLRRSSPGFPAPPRKGLKKKALQALPKVSYTAAAVGGSLAECPICLAEFAEGDEIRILPHCGHGFHVSCVDTWLAAHSNCPSCRRVLVVASTGSAATPVHCRTCGVRSGDGADTSAAAVDVAASQEASRATELAGATRFLP, from the coding sequence ATGCCTCCCGCCACTAGATTTCTGCAGTCCAACTCCAGCTTTCTACCGGCGGCCGCGCCGCCGGAGCCTCTCTCCGTGGACTCCGACGTGGTCGTCATCTTGGCGGCGCTCCTCTGTGCCCTCATCTGCGTGGTCGGCCTCGCCCTAGTCGCCCGCTGCGCCTGTCTCCGCCGCTCCTCGCCCGGATTCCCCGCGCCGCCGAGAAAGGGGCTCAAGAAGAAGGCCCTCCAGGCGCTGCCCAAGGTGTCGTACACCGCCGCCGCCGTGGGCGGCAGCCTCGCGGAGTGCCCCATCTGCCTCGCCGAGTTCGCGGAGGGCGACGAGATCCGCATCCTGCCCCACTGCGGCCACGGCTTCCACGTCAGCTGCGTCGACACGTGGCTCGCGGCTCACTCCAACTGCCCCTCCTGCCGCCGTGTGCTCGTGGTCGCCAGCACCGGCTCGGCAGCAACGCCGGTACATTGTCGAACTTGCGGGGTGAGATCCGGCGACGGCGCCGACACCTCCGCCGCTGCCGTCGATGTAGCGGCGTCGCAGGAAGCTTCAAGGGCTACAGAGCTAGCCGGCGCTACTAGGTTCCTCCCCTAA
- the LOC122052866 gene encoding transcription factor bHLH111-like isoform X1, with amino-acid sequence MEPRRTSREHELLGSHIIYSIVALSMHANFIMAHGAPLLSPSATAPTTSWWENIHTNPLRWPPQSPPSVRLRRSSSSYDESSVSNAAASHCTALSMDSSSGGEPADNHHMWNHLLLNGGEASNCQDDAENFVEVLSSKKLSADQFDPASCHGLMHPSSQLNFLGMQSNSNNTENRWSIAPPNSHLDHHLAPSMISAYMQSDVSHVKHEFDRPVSPLFPNNELLLEKNTKRYQTIGRVESVLDHPWFSQRNLMDQMPFGGCLNKPDAMEFKTSEPYLKGSDLCGETKQGCQSSSMRGNGRCGGTAEGKRKRPEESSEKHFRKNKNNSQMIPSNKLQVPKAKVAEKISALQQHVSPFGKTDQASVLMETINCIRILQKQVQLLSDPYLKPSLNKERNCWGETERKEKAEARYDLRSKGLCLVPVSSIPQIHRESIRSDCWMPTLRGCFL; translated from the exons ATGGAGCCCCGGCGAACGTCGAGAGAGCATGAATTGTTAGGAAGCCATATCATATATAGTATCGTTGCTTTGTCCATGCACGCTAATTTCATCATGGCTCACGGAGCTCCCCTTCTCTCGCCGTCCGCCACGGCACCGACGACCTCTTGGTGGGAGAATATTCACACAAACCCTTTACGCTGGCCGCCTCAGTCGCCACCGTCGGTCCGTCTCCGCCGCTCGTCGTCGTCCTACGACGAGTCCTCGGTCTCCAACGCCGCCGCTAGCCACTGCACGGCCCTCAGCATGGACTCCTCCTCCGGCGGAGAGCCGGCTGACAACCACCACATGTGGAACCACCTCCTACT AAATGGTGGAGAGGCATCTAATTGCCAGGACGATGCAGAAAACTTTGTGGAAGTGTTGAGCTCCAAGAAGCTCTCAGCTGATCAATTTGACCCTGCTTCATGCCATGGCTTGATGCATCCATCCTCACAGCTCAACTTCTTGGGGATGCAATCGAACAGCAATAATACTGAGAACAGGTGGTCTATAGCTCCTCCAAACTCACACCTGGATCATCATCTTGCTCCTTCCATGATCAGTGCTTACATGCAATCTGATGTTTCTCATGTCaaacatgagttcgatcgtcCAGTTTCACCACTGTTCCCTAacaatgagcttcttctagaaaaAAACACTAAACG ATACCAGACTATTGGTCGTGTTGAATCTGTACTGGATCATCCTTGGTTTAGCCAAAGAAATTTGATGGATCAAATGCCATTTGGAGGATGCTTGAACAAGCCAGACGCCATGGAGTTCAAAACTTCAGAGCCTTATTTGAAAGGCTCAGATTTGTGTGGTGAAACTAAACAAGGATGTCAGAGTTCATCA ATGAGAGGGAATGGTAGGTGTGGTGGAACAGCTGAAGGGAAGAGGAAAAGACCTGAAGAAAGCTCAGAGAAGCACTTCAGGAAGAACAAGAATAATAGCCAAATGATCCCATCAAACAAG TTGCAGGTGCCTAAAGCGAAAGTGGCAGAAAAGATAAGTGCTCTCCAACAACATGTGTCACCATTTGGGAAG ACAGATCAAGCATCAGTGCTGATGGAGACCATCAATTGTATCAGGATCTTACAAAAGCAAGTACAG ttacTAAGTGACCCATACCTGAAACCTAGTCTGAACAAG GAACGCAATTGTTGGGGAGAAACTGAGAGGAAGGAGAAGGCAGAGGCAAGATATGATCTGAGGAGCAAAGGCCTTTGCTTGGTTCCTGTTTCTTCCATTCCTCAAATCCACAGAGAGAGCATTAGATCTGATTGCTGGATGCCGACTTTAAGAGGTTGTTTCTTGTAG
- the LOC122052866 gene encoding transcription factor bHLH111-like isoform X2, with product MEPRRTSREHELLGSHIIYSIVALSMHANFIMAHGAPLLSPSATAPTTSWWENIHTNPLRWPPQSPPSVRLRRSSSSYDESSVSNAAASHCTALSMDSSSGGEPADNHHMWNHLLLNGGEASNCQDDAENFVEVLSSKKLSADQFDPASCHGLMHPSSQLNFLGMQSNSNNTENRYQTIGRVESVLDHPWFSQRNLMDQMPFGGCLNKPDAMEFKTSEPYLKGSDLCGETKQGCQSSSMRGNGRCGGTAEGKRKRPEESSEKHFRKNKNNSQMIPSNKLQVPKAKVAEKISALQQHVSPFGKTDQASVLMETINCIRILQKQVQLLSDPYLKPSLNKERNCWGETERKEKAEARYDLRSKGLCLVPVSSIPQIHRESIRSDCWMPTLRGCFL from the exons ATGGAGCCCCGGCGAACGTCGAGAGAGCATGAATTGTTAGGAAGCCATATCATATATAGTATCGTTGCTTTGTCCATGCACGCTAATTTCATCATGGCTCACGGAGCTCCCCTTCTCTCGCCGTCCGCCACGGCACCGACGACCTCTTGGTGGGAGAATATTCACACAAACCCTTTACGCTGGCCGCCTCAGTCGCCACCGTCGGTCCGTCTCCGCCGCTCGTCGTCGTCCTACGACGAGTCCTCGGTCTCCAACGCCGCCGCTAGCCACTGCACGGCCCTCAGCATGGACTCCTCCTCCGGCGGAGAGCCGGCTGACAACCACCACATGTGGAACCACCTCCTACT AAATGGTGGAGAGGCATCTAATTGCCAGGACGATGCAGAAAACTTTGTGGAAGTGTTGAGCTCCAAGAAGCTCTCAGCTGATCAATTTGACCCTGCTTCATGCCATGGCTTGATGCATCCATCCTCACAGCTCAACTTCTTGGGGATGCAATCGAACAGCAATAATACTGAGAACAG ATACCAGACTATTGGTCGTGTTGAATCTGTACTGGATCATCCTTGGTTTAGCCAAAGAAATTTGATGGATCAAATGCCATTTGGAGGATGCTTGAACAAGCCAGACGCCATGGAGTTCAAAACTTCAGAGCCTTATTTGAAAGGCTCAGATTTGTGTGGTGAAACTAAACAAGGATGTCAGAGTTCATCA ATGAGAGGGAATGGTAGGTGTGGTGGAACAGCTGAAGGGAAGAGGAAAAGACCTGAAGAAAGCTCAGAGAAGCACTTCAGGAAGAACAAGAATAATAGCCAAATGATCCCATCAAACAAG TTGCAGGTGCCTAAAGCGAAAGTGGCAGAAAAGATAAGTGCTCTCCAACAACATGTGTCACCATTTGGGAAG ACAGATCAAGCATCAGTGCTGATGGAGACCATCAATTGTATCAGGATCTTACAAAAGCAAGTACAG ttacTAAGTGACCCATACCTGAAACCTAGTCTGAACAAG GAACGCAATTGTTGGGGAGAAACTGAGAGGAAGGAGAAGGCAGAGGCAAGATATGATCTGAGGAGCAAAGGCCTTTGCTTGGTTCCTGTTTCTTCCATTCCTCAAATCCACAGAGAGAGCATTAGATCTGATTGCTGGATGCCGACTTTAAGAGGTTGTTTCTTGTAG
- the LOC122052868 gene encoding structural maintenance of chromosomes protein 2-1-like, with protein MHIKEICLEGFKSYATRTVVSGFDPFFNAITGLNGSGKSNILDSICFVLGITNLQQVRASNLQELVYKQGQAGITKATVSIVFDNSDRSRSPLGYEDSSEITVTRQIVVGGRNKYLINGHLAQPSRVQTLFHSVQLNVNNPHFLIMQGRITKVLNMKPPEILSMLEEAAGTRMYEMKKESALKTLEKKQSKVDEIDKLLDQEILPALEKLRKERMQYMQWVNGNAELDVLKRFCIAYEFVQAEKIQNSASHEMDRVKRGIVELDEVTNRLKLEIQEMENTISSLIADKEAKVGGEMKDLSKKVDTLSRDLVKETSAMTNLEESLRTENMAAEKISLNIEEIKRSIAEKDSAVRKSEDDAADLKKKVENLHNELEESERECEGVLAGKSSGDDEKCLEDQLRDAKAAVGDVESELKQLKTKILHSENELKEKKGQLLAKCGEAATVENELNNRKKDLEAIRSAIGSISFEEGQMEALQKDQSAQLEAIQKLKDEIRILSGQLANIQFTYRDPVRNFDRSKVKGVVAELIKVKDASAMTALEVAGGGKLFNVVVDSENTGKQLLQFGELRRRVTIIPLNKIQTHIVPQRVQQAAARLVGEGNAQLALLLVGYDDDVKNAIAYVFGSTFVCQSTDAAKEVAFNREINTPSVTLEGDIFQPSGLLTGGSRRGGGELLKQLNTLAEAESQLNIHKRRLEEIEKKIAALMPLQKEFMQLKSQLELKSYDLSLFESRAQQNEHHKLGELVKKIEQELQEAKITIKEKQLQYKNSVLAVSTLEKSIKENGNQRETRLKNLDKKIKSLKSDMQSAQKQLKVHESEKEKIIMEKETIVQELVMLESQFVSSETQINTLTKDLDERKSKVCSIKMDYDQAESKLNESRSNLRECDTHITRMTADQQKLQQKLSDSAVERKKMENEVKRMELEQKDCSLKVDKLLEKHGWIAAEKQLFGKSGTDYDFSARDPSKSREELEKLQAEQSGLEKRVNKKVMAMFEKAEDEYNDLISKKNIIENDKSKIKKVIEELDEKKKETLKVTWVKVNKDFGSIFSTLLPGTMAKLEPPEGCNFLDGLEVRVAFGTVWKQSLSELSGGQRSLLALSLILALLLFKPAPIYILDEVDAALDLSHTQNIGRMIKAHFPHSQFMVVSLKEGMFNNANVLFRTKFVDGVSTVTRTVASKQR; from the exons ATGCACATCAAGGAGATATGCCTCGAGGGGTTTAAGTCTTACGCCACACGTACGGTGGTCTCCGGCTTCGACCCTTTTTTCAATGCCATCACAGGTCTCAACGGTTCCGGGAAGTCCAATATCCTTGATTCCATCTGTTTCGTCCTCGGCATCACCAATCTCCAGCAGGTACGGGCCAGCAACCTCCAGGAACTCGTCTACAAGCAGGGCCAGGCAGGCATCACGAAGGCCACCGTTTCCATTGTTTTTGATAATTCCGATAGGTCTCGAAGCCCGCTAGGCTATGAGGACTCCTCGGAGATCACTGTCACTCGGCAG ATTGTGGTTGGAGGCAGGAATAAGTACCTCAtcaatggacatcttgcccagcCTTCTCGTGTTCAGACACTTTTTCATTCTGTACAGCTTAATGTTAACAACCCACATTTTTTGATAATGCAAGGTAGAATCACAAAAGTCCTGAATATGAAGCCCCCTGAGATTTTATCAATGTTAGAAGAAGCTGCTGGTACACGAATGTATGAAATGAAAAAAGAGTCAGCCTTAAAGACACTTGAGAAGAAGCAAAGCAAAGTAGATGAGATAGATAAGCTTCTTGACCAAGAGATTCTTCCTGCActtgaaaagctcagaaaagaGAGGATGCAGTATATGCAGTGGGTCAATGGCAATGCCGAATTGGACGTTCTCAAGAGGTTCTGCATTGCTTATGAGTTTGTTCAAGCAGAAAAAATACAAAATAGTGCTTCCCATGAGATGGATCGGGTTAAGAGGGGGATAGTTGAGCTGGATGAAGTTACTAATAGATTGAAACTTGAGATTCAGGAAATGGAGAACACAATATCCTCCTTGATTGCTGATAAAGAAGCAAAAGTAGGTGGTGAAATGAAAGATTTATCTAAGAAGGTGGATACTCTTTCTCGAGATCTTGTGAAAGAAACTTCGGCAATGACTAATCTAGAAGAATCTTTGAGAACTGAGAATATGGCTGCAGAAAAG ATCAGTTTAAACATTGAAGAAATAAAAAGATCAATAGCTGAGAAGGATTCTGCTGTGAGAAAATCTGAGGATGATGCAGCTGATCTAAAAAAGAAAGTGGAAAATCTTCATAATGAATTGGAAGAGTCAGAGAGAGAATGTGAG GGTGTTCTTGCTGGCAAGAGCAGTGGAGATGATGAGAAGTGTCTTGAAGATCAACTAAGGGATGCCAAAGCTGCTGTTGGTGATGTTGAATCAGAATTGAAACAGTTGAAGACTAAAATTCTCCATTCTGAAAATGAACTAAAAGAAAAGAAGGGGCAGCTATTGGCAAAATGTGGTGAAGCTGCCACTGTGGAAAATGAGTTAAATAATCGGAAAAAGGATTTGGAGGCAATTAGATCAGCCATAGGATCAATTTCATTTGAAGAAGGCCAGATGGAAGCCCTACAGAAG GATCAATCTGCTCAGTTAGAGGCAATTCAAAAGCTTAAGGATGAAATCAGGATTCTTTCAGGACAACTTGCAAACATTCAGTTCACCTACCGTGATCCTGTCAGGAATTTTGATCGATCAAAAGTTAAAGGAGTTGTTGCAGAACTCATTAAAGTGAAAGATGCTTCTGCAATGACTGCCCTAGAG GTTGCGGGTGGAGGCAAGCTATTTAATGTTGTTGTAGACTCTGAAAATACTGGAAAGCAGTTGCTCCAATTTGGAGAGTTGCGGAGAAGGGTGACAATTATTCCCTTGAATAAAATTCAAACTcacattgttccacaaagagttcaACAAGCAGCTGCTAGACTA GTAGGTGAAGGAAATGCTCAATTAGCTCTTCTCTTGGTTGGGTATGATGATGATGTAAAG AATGCTATTGCTTATGTGTTCGGATCCACATTTGTTTGCCAGAGTACAGATGCTGCCAAGGAG GTTGCCTTTAATCGGGAAATTAATACTCCTAGTGTGACTTTAGAAGGTGACATTTTTCAGCCAAGTGGTCTTTTAACTGGTGGAAGTCGCAG AGGTGGAGGTGAATTGTTGAAACAACTTAATACATTAGCTGAAGCTGAATCACAACTCAACATTCACAAGAGAAGGTTGGAGGAAATTGAAAAAAAG ATTGCTGCTCTTATGCCTTTACAAAAGGAGTTTATGCAACTGAAGTCTCAACTTGAATTGAAATCCTATGATCTTTCACTTTTTGAGAGCAGAGCTCAGCAGAATGAGCACCATAAG TTAGGTGAGCTTGTGAAAAAGATAGAACAAGAACTGCAAGAggcaaaaataacaataaaagaaaagcaGCTTCAATATAAGAATTCTGTTTTGGCTGTTTCAACACTCGaaaaatcaataaaagaaaatggAAACCAGCGAGAGACCAGACTGAAGAATTTGGATAAGAAGATTAAGTCACTGAAATCTGATATGCAGTCAGCTCAAAAACAACTCAAG GTTCACGAAAGTGAAAAGGAGAAGATTATCATGGAGAAAGAAACAATTGTACAAGAGCTTGTTATGTTGGAGAGCCAATTTGTTTCTTCAGAAACTCAAATTAACACCCTTACTAAAGATCTGGATGAACGAAAAAGCAAG GTATGCTCCATCAAGATGGACTATGATCAAGCAGAGTCTAAGTTGAATGAAAGCCGCTCAAATTTGAGAGAATGTGATACACATATAACTAGGATGACTGCAGATCAACAAAAATTACAACAGAAACTTAGTGATTCTGCAGTAGAGAGAAAGAAGATGGAAAATGAG GTGAAGCGCATGGAGCTAGAACAGAAAGATTGTTCTTTGAAAGTTGACAAGCTACTTGAGAAACATGGGTGGATTGCTGCTGAGAAACAATTATTTGGGAAAAGTGGAACTGACTATGATTTTTCAGCTCGTGACCCAAGTAAATCGAGGGAGGAACTGGAGAAACTGCAGGCTGAACAATCTGG GCTTGAGAAGAGGGTTAACAAAAAGGTGATGGCAATGTTTGAGAAAGCAGAAGATGAGTACAATGATCTGATTTCAAAGAAAAATATTATAGAG AATGACAAGTCaaaaatcaagaaagtgattgAAGAGTTAgatgaaaaaaagaaggaaactcTGAAAGTAACTTGGGTCAAAGTAAACAA GGATTTTGGGTCAATTTTTAGTACGCTTTTACCTGGAACGATGGCTAAGCTTGAACCTCCTGAAGGTTGCAATTTCTTAGATGGGTTGGAGGTTCGTGTTGCATTTGGTACTGTTTGGAAACAGTCTCTGTCAGAATTAAGTGGGGGACAACGTTCTCTTCTTGCACTTTCTCTGATTTTGGCATTGCTTCTTTTCAAACCAGCACCTATCTATATACTTGATGAG GTGGATGCTGCTCTAGATCTTAGTCATACACAAAACATTGGAAGAATGATCAAAGCTCACTTCCCACATTCACAG TTCATGGTAGTTTCACTGAAAGAAGGCATGTTTAATAATGCAAATGTCTTGTTCCGGACTAAATTTGTTGATGGTGTCTCTACTGTCACTCGAACAGTTGCCTCGAAACAAAGATAG